From Syngnathus scovelli strain Florida chromosome 14, RoL_Ssco_1.2, whole genome shotgun sequence, one genomic window encodes:
- the LOC125980577 gene encoding cofilin-2: protein MASGVTVNDEVIKVFNDMKVRKSHRSPDEVKQRKKAVLFCLSDDRKKIIVEENKQILVGDIGETVDDPYACFVKLLPLDDCRYGLYDATYETKESKKEDLVFIFWAPEGAPLKSKMIYASSKDAIKKKFTGIKHEWQVNGLDDIQDRSTLAEKLGGNVVVSLEGQPL from the exons ATG GCATCAGGTGTGACGGTGAATGACGAGGTCATCAAGGTGTTCAACGACATGAAGGTGCGCAAGTCGCACAGGTCGCCGGATGAGGTGAAGCAGCGTAAGAAGGCGGTGCTCTTCTGCCTCAGTGACGACCGCAAGAAGATCATTGTGGAGGAGAACAAACAGATCCTGGTGGGCGATATCGGCGAGACGGTGGACGACCCCTACGCCTGCTTCGTCAAGCTCCTCCCGCTCGACGACTGCCGATATGGACTCTATGACGCCACCTACGAGACAAAGGAGTCCAAGAAGGAGGATCTGGTCTTCATCTTctg GGCCCCCGAGGGTGCGCCCCTCAAGAGCAAGATGATCTACGCCAGCTCCAAAGATGCCATCAAGAAAAAGTTTACAG gcATCAAGCACGAATGGCAGGTGAACGGGCTGGACGACATCCAGGACCGCAGCACACTGGCCGAGAAGCTGGGCGGCAACGTGGTGGTGTCCCTGGAAGGGCAGCCGCTGTGA